From the genome of Thermogutta terrifontis, one region includes:
- a CDS encoding 2-oxoacid:ferredoxin oxidoreductase subunit beta produces the protein MSVDALVEAAKLTPNDYASGQEVRWCPGCGDYAILAQVKKTLASLGLPREKTVFISGIGCSSRFPYYVNTYGIHGIHGRAPAIATGLKCTRPDLHVWVITGDGDGLSIGGNHLMHVIRRNVDLTILLFNNRIYGLTKGQSSPTTPLGHPTKSNPFGTLEHPVNAISLAIGAEATFVARSIDVYQKHLAMVLERAAAHKGTSFVEIYQNCVVFYDGAWEYATDRQVKEDHILELEHGKPMLFGKNRNKGIRFRGCLPEIVELGDGVTEADIAVHDEKAADPTLAYVLSRMRYPDFPEPIGVFRAVEQPTYDGLLNEQLAKAIAARGGPRSLDDLFHEGDTWVVPEDGTPAR, from the coding sequence ATGTCCGTCGATGCCCTTGTGGAAGCTGCGAAACTGACTCCGAATGATTATGCCAGCGGGCAGGAAGTGCGATGGTGCCCCGGTTGCGGCGACTACGCCATCCTCGCCCAGGTCAAGAAAACTCTCGCCAGTCTGGGCCTGCCTCGGGAAAAGACGGTATTCATCTCGGGCATTGGATGTTCCAGCCGTTTTCCCTACTACGTCAATACGTACGGAATCCACGGGATTCACGGTCGGGCCCCGGCCATCGCCACCGGGCTCAAGTGCACCCGCCCGGACCTTCATGTGTGGGTGATTACCGGGGATGGCGATGGGCTGAGCATCGGCGGGAATCACCTCATGCACGTCATCCGGCGGAATGTCGATCTGACTATCCTGTTGTTTAACAACCGAATCTATGGACTCACCAAGGGTCAGTCATCGCCGACCACTCCCCTTGGCCATCCCACGAAGAGCAATCCCTTCGGCACACTGGAGCATCCGGTCAATGCCATCTCCCTTGCGATTGGGGCGGAGGCCACATTCGTCGCGCGGAGTATCGACGTTTACCAAAAGCATTTGGCGATGGTGCTGGAGCGGGCGGCCGCCCATAAAGGCACCTCTTTCGTGGAAATCTACCAGAATTGTGTCGTTTTCTACGACGGGGCCTGGGAATACGCCACCGATCGCCAGGTGAAGGAGGATCATATTCTCGAACTGGAGCATGGCAAGCCGATGCTCTTCGGCAAGAATCGGAACAAAGGCATTCGATTCCGGGGATGTCTCCCCGAGATCGTGGAACTGGGAGACGGCGTGACCGAGGCGGACATCGCCGTCCATGATGAAAAGGCTGCCGATCCGACTCTCGCCTACGTCCTCAGCCGCATGCGATATCCCGATTTTCCTGAGCCGATCGGTGTTTTCCGGGCGGTGGAACAACCCACCTATGACGGGCTGCTCAACGAGCAGCTCGCCAAGGCAATCGCGGCCCGCGGGGGGCCTCGGTCCCTGGATGACCTCTTTCACGAAGGCGACACCTGGGTGGTGCCGGAAGACGGAACTCCGGCGAGGTAA
- a CDS encoding cyclic nucleotide-binding/CBS domain-containing protein, giving the protein MTRIICPDCGHENLAGADECVRCHQSLTQEEAFVPQNELERSVAYDRIGRLDIRDPVCVSPETPVGEVLRRMVAARTGCALVMEASQLVGIFTERDALLRLSLDRAEWENRAVRDFMTSPVETLELEDRLAFAIHRMAVGGYRHIPILSDGQLVGVVSVREVFRHLTRLLEAG; this is encoded by the coding sequence ATGACGCGGATTATCTGTCCCGATTGTGGCCACGAAAACCTGGCGGGGGCCGACGAGTGTGTCCGCTGTCATCAGTCGCTCACCCAGGAAGAGGCGTTTGTTCCCCAGAATGAGCTGGAACGAAGCGTTGCCTACGATCGCATCGGCCGGCTCGACATCCGCGATCCCGTTTGCGTGTCACCGGAAACGCCGGTGGGAGAAGTCCTGCGGCGGATGGTCGCCGCGCGGACCGGTTGTGCCCTGGTCATGGAAGCGTCGCAGCTCGTGGGTATCTTCACGGAACGCGATGCGCTGCTTCGGCTCAGCCTCGATCGGGCGGAATGGGAAAACCGTGCTGTGCGAGATTTCATGACCTCGCCGGTCGAGACGCTCGAACTGGAAGACCGCTTGGCGTTTGCCATCCATCGTATGGCGGTCGGTGGTTATCGGCACATCCCTATTCTCAGCGACGGCCAGCTTGTTGGGGTGGTCTCTGTGCGCGAGGTCTTTCGCCACCTCACACGTCTTCTCGAGGCGGGGTGA